The sequence gccccaccccaccctcaccttgAGGCCGATACTCGCAGCCCACAAAGCCTTGGTAGCCTTCGTCTTCCAGCAGTTGAAACAGGTAGGGGAAGTTCAGCTCTCCAGGGCTGCTGGGCTCCCCTCGGCCCGGGACCTGTGCCACCTGCACGTGCCCTGGGGACAGATGTGGGGGTTGAGAGGGTAGGAGGCACAGGAGGCATCACAGCAGACTTGCCAAGGGAGAGACCCTCTCACCAACAATGGGCAGAAACTTCCGGATGTTTCCTGTCAGGTTCCCATCCATGATCTGCCAGTGGAATATGTCCTGGGACAGAGAATACCACAGTCAAACCCCTCAGGCCCCCACCATCCTTCCCAGATTTGGAGCACATGGGCCCTCTGTGAAGTTGGCCCTCCCACTTACCATCTGTAATTGGAGGTTGGGTCTTCCAACCTTCTGTAAGATGGCTGCCGCTGGGGGAGAAGCCAGGGAGGGGCCGTGAGACTCAGGGGACCACAGGAACCAAAGAGGAcaggggcaggcccagggctggggtccTACCCTGCTGGGGCGTGTCCAGGAAGTACTGGGGGTCAGTGACACGGGTGTTGATGGGCTCCAGCAGTCCCACGAGGTTCTCCTAGCACCATGTTGGATGCTGTGAACAAGGCTCCTCCCCACGTTTGTCTCCTAGCAGTCACTGGTCAAGATCCTCACCTGTCTCTCTGACCTGGGCCAGTGCCTCACTTGTGTCCCCACTGTGGGCCCCCTCCTCCACGCACACCCACAccaacacccacacacatacatgtacgtATGTCTGTGTTTCCACCTGTCTCACCTGAGCCAAAACCCCAGCTGCGTGCCTCAGGTTCTCCAGAAAAACTGTCTCCATCTCACCCCTGACTGCAGCCCGATCAGCCCCCTGCGGTACTCGGCCAGCCATTAGGTGGATCCTGTGGGGAAAACGGGACTGGAGGCCACTCCCCTGGCTCTCTGTGCACCCGTTCCAGGATGCGCTCTGACTGGGCCAGCCCTTATCCATCTATCTCCCCAGGTCTCCAGTCCAGCACCACCTGGGCCACCATGCTTGGGGCCTCCCAGCACCTTCAGAGACACTCCTGTGACAGGCTAAAGCCAAGCCCTTTCTTTCCCAGACACCTCTGGGTCAACTCATCTCTCCTGCGTCCTGTACTTGCAAACTTTGCTTCCCCGTGGTCCTTCTTAACCTGATAAGCACATTCAAGCCTCACTTTCCAAAGTTATTTTGGCCCTTACCTTTCTCCAGTATTCCATGCAGTTCGTCTCTACTTCCTCTCCTCCATCTACTTCTTAGCCTCTTCCCATCTGATTTTTGCCCCCACCACTCACCGGTAATGATCTCCTCTTGCCAGTTCCTTCTCAGCCTGTTTGGCTCTGCAGGGTTTGACATTTCACAGCCCCACTTTGAGCCTTCCACCTCCCATCACCTCCTGATCTTTCTCAGCCACATCCAGCTTCAAGCAGACTTCCAGGCCCTCCCAACCTCAACAGGCTACATCTCCAGCCCAGGAACTCTGCCGAACACACCAAGCTTCCTCTTGCCTCTGGCTCCAGCATCCTTGGCTGGGATATTCTTTACCTCCTGCCCTTCAAGAAAACAACCATTCCTTCAAACTCAGTTCCAGCATCACTGCTGGGTGTCCACTCTGCTCGCACAGCTAACTTAAACAGGCCCAACCTTGAATGGATTACTGGGAATATTTACTTTGCTATCTCCCTGGACAGACCGAGTTCCCAGCATGGGGTCTCGGCATGGGAGAAGCATGAAAGAGTGGCAAACAGAGTGACACACGACAGACAAAACACAAAAGGCAATTTACAAAGCACCGGGACCACAGGGGCAGAGAAAGGCCAATGCGCTCAGACAGACTTCTGAGTGTCTCAGACCTGGCGTCCTCTCCCTCACTTACACCTGCGGCAAGGTCACGGGTCTCCCAGGGGGTAGGGCAGAGGGATACCTGGGGCAGCCCAGAGCCTTGGCGTAACGCACAGCCTGCTCCAGTCCCTCTCGGAAGGCCGCCTGTCTCCCGGGAACGGCCCCCAGCCCCATTTCCCCCTTCTCCTGGTCTCCTGCGGAAAGAACTGGCCTTAGCCCCGGGTTCGGgcaccccgcccctcccccgctgcGCCCCGGCCCGGCGGCGCACCCGGGGGCGTGTTGATCAGCACCAGCCGCAGCCCCGCTTCCCGCGCCACGCGCGCCAGCGCCTCGGGCGGCTCCGCGTACGGCCAGGCCACCTCGGCGGCCTCGAAGCCCGAGCTGCCCGCGGCCCGGAGCCGCGCGGGGAGGCCGGGGAGCTCGGGGAACAGCCAGGACAGATTGGCCGAGAAGCGCAGGGGAGCCATGCCGCGGGAGGACCGGCCGGGCAGAGTCCACTAGCCGACCGGAAGGCGGCAGGCGGGACGCGGAGGGCGTGCGCCCGGGAAGGTGGCGCCCACAGCCCTCGGGAGCCCCAGGGGCCAGGCGGGGCCGCAGGCGCGGCTGGCGCCCTCTGCTGGCCCTCCGAATGCAGGCGTGCTGTTTGGGGCTACAAAAGCGACTTGTAAAACCCTGGGGCAGCCCAGGAAAGTGCCCTCTgcggagtggggaggggagggaggggcgagGAGAGGCgagaggggcggggccggggagcggggcggggccggggagcggggcggggccggggagcggggcggggccggggagcggggcggggccggggagcggggcggggccggggagcggggcggggccggggagcggggcggggccggggagcggggcggggccggggagcggggcggggccggggagcggggcggggccggAGAGCGCGGCCGCCCAGGGCCGGCTTAAACTGAGGAACGTGCGCTTCAGTGTTTAGCATTTCCcctgattataaaaacaatatctgTTCATTAAGGAGCGTTTGAAAGCTGTGTGaccaaataaagaatttttataccACTACTTATCACAACACTAACCCATTAACTTTctcttacaaattaaaaaataaatgtgcaatttttttttggaaattctaATCATACTGTACATGCGGTGTTATAGCTTgctttttatgtaatatttgtgaGCGTTTCCTCGTGTTCTTCAATAGTCTTCAAAGTTAGCGGCTCATTGTTGCAAACCCAGCTAGCCCACAATTATCATACTACTGTGTCGTTGGACAGCGTGCATGCGATACTATAAGAGCACTTTAATGCACCTCTTAGTCCCCACCGCTGACTCTTTTTCTTAGGTTCCTTTTCTAGATATATCCATTACAGCTTTTTCCGTTCACAGTGTTTGTCTTTTATGAGGAAAACTGCCACCACCACTGGTCACCGCGCTGAGCGGCTATGGGTGGGTTGTCCCATCTTAGCCTCAGCTGATTGGACCACGGGAGGACATCGGATCCAAGGGCAGCCAGTCCACAGACTGGTCAAGACCTCTCACACAGTTTGGAAAGATAATCTGGCCAGATTCCTCTCTTAAGAATTCAAACAAGGAAATGCTGAGAGTCAACTTAAGAGGTGGTATTGCCAGAAAATAACTGGGGCTGTAGAAACAAAATGGGCAGGAGGAGGATGGCAAAGGAAAGCTAGAGCAGGGAGGAGGGTAACCAAGTCCTGTGAGTGGAGGTAGCACATGAGAAAGCCCTGGTGTCCCCAGCCTGCCCAAACCCATAGCTGCTCCCAGGTCTGCGCACTTCCGCAGGTGGGATACTTAGACTTTCCTGGGTTTCTGTGTCTGACTAGACTCTTAATTTTTCGTGAGATAATTTGATTTTACTTACATCTACAATCACCCAACTGATTGGGCAGGTTCTTATGGCTAGATTACATGGTCAACAAATAGGAACATATTTAAGTTCTTGATGGCTGTGCtaaatttcctttcaaaaatgtaaatttatattcCAACAATACATGAGTAAAAGTCATCTTGATCCATTTTCTGTGATATCTTTGACAGGGAAGTTCAAAGTGCAACGTTAGGAGCACCCAGCTTCCACTGTTTGTTCTGTCAGTGCTCAATTCCACGCCTCTCAGACACCTGGGGCCCAGGCTGATCCATGCAGGTTCCAAGCTCCGCCTCTAAGAACAGACTGCCACCGGCTACTACTGATCACCTGATTTCTTGCCCACGTGCAGCTGACTTTATACTTGGACCTTTGGCTAGTCCTGGAACGTGTTTCTTGGGTATAGTTCAATGAGGATGTGACCTTGCtaagtttaacattttaatcaatCCCAACTTCAGCATGTTTACAATCCAAAGTTGACAATACAGAGTAACACCTAAGAGAAAGAATTCCTTTATTAACATTTTCCTGTAAATTTCTGAGTATGCACACTCTATTTAAGACTTTGAAAGTACCACCAtctgcaagactctgtcttaggAACAAAATTTGTCCACCCCCCAATGGTCCATCCCTTGTTTCCTTGTACATCCTTTAGCGCAGCAGAGATGATGTATAAACTAGATGTACATGACTCAATTTTCCCCTTAATTCCCTTACAACGCTTTCACATAATATACCAAAATAATACATAAGAAGCACAATGTCCGTGAAAATTACTTGCTCTATTCTCCATTTGACTTCTATGTCTTATACCACTTTGCAACACAGGCATTACTCTAGTTATTATCACAAATGTTGATTCTTTGCATTTGACTTTTAACCAAAGAATCTGTCCAGGTGTGATGTTAAGGTAACAAGAATTTGTAAGTAGTTGCATGGATGATGGCTAAAACTTGAGTATATAATTCAGAGTCTCATTTGATCACTGGATAGCATTTACCAATGCGGTAAACATATTACAACTCATgtgtgaaatgcaaatcaaaatctcaATGAAATTCCACTTTATAACTTccagattggcaaaaataaaaaagacaatatcaAATGTTGGATAGGATTTGGAACTACTGGAACATTTATTCACTGTTGATCGGAGTGTAAATCactacaatcactttggaaagcaatttggcattatctCTTAAAGCTGATATGCCTCTGATCCAACAGTTCCTTTCCCAAGTGTATTCTCTGAAGAAACTTTTGCACAGTGTACCAGGAAACAAGTTAAGTGATGTTCCTAGCAGCAAAGAGATGAAACTAACCCAAAGGTCCCTACAAACCTATATTAATAGATGAGTTGTAGTATAGTCATACAGTGCTGTacacaaaagcaaagagaaagctgGTGGCTCAAATGATAATATTGAGTTTGCTCTTGTGTTAAAGCAATATATGAGGTGCTTAGCGAAGTTTGGTTCAAATTGAAAACATCAGTGTGAAGGCATCAAATGGATAAATCTCAGAAACATAATCttgagagaaagaagcaaatcacagagaaatacacacagtatgtttccatttatattaacATAAAGTCAAAAGCAGGAAAAACCAGACaatatcttggttttttttttgttttttttttgagacagagtctcactctgttgcccaggctagagtgagtgccgtggcgtcagcctagctcacagcaacctcaaactcctgagctcaagcgatcctcctgtctcagcctcccgagtagctgggactacaggcatgtaccaccatgcccggctaattttttctatatatattttttagctgtccatataatttctttctatttttagtagagatggggtctcgctcttgctcaggctggtctcgaactcctgagctcaaacgatccgcccacctcggcctcccagagtgctaggattacaggcgtgagccaccgcgcccggccaatatctTGTTTAGGATACAAACATCTGTGGTAAAACAATGAAGAAGATCAAGTGAAAAATGATCACAAAATTCAGCAAGATGGTGACCTCTGGAGCGGAGGGAAGAGATGGCTTTGGAGACTTTGAGAGTGTTAGCTATCCCTTCTCTTACACTGAGGTGGTACAGTCGTGTGTGTTAATTTTATCACTCTTCTTTATAGcttacatatatgtgtgcattaaTACCACCtgttagcacattttattaaaatattaacatcttcATTGTGGTGTCATGATCGCAAGGTTTTTCTACAGACTCGGCTTGTTTGTATTGTTTATGTACTTAGGACTATAATTACTGCTTTTTTAGACTCAACTGGTCACTGCTCAGTGTAGTGGTCATTTATTGCATTATCTGCCCAGAACCCGTGACAGACGGTCTGTAAATGGTCCCCAATGATTTCTGCCTCCTGGTACCCCCCTTCCCTTATTCATGGGCTGGACCTAGCAAATCGCTACTAACagatagaatatggcaaaagtgggATGATGTCCCCTCAGAGATTAGTTTACAAAGAGGCTGTGGCTTCTGTCTCAGGCACCTTCTCTCACTCTAATTCACCTGCTCTGAAGAAAACCATCTGTCTTGTGAGCTGTCCTGTGGACAGACACAGCTATGTGTCAAGAAACTGAAGTCTCTGGcagttatgaactgaatgtttatgtgcccccaaaatttatatgttgaagccccaaccaccagtgtgatggtatttagagctgagacctttgggaagtaattaggtttggatgaagtcatgagggtggggtcctcgtgatggaattagtgtccttgtaagaagaggaagagagacttgagctctctctctctctgtgtcccatgtaaggacacagcaagaaggcagccatctgctaTCCAGGAAgggggccctcaccaggaaccaaacctggcagcaccttgatcttggacttcccagcctctagaactgtgtgAAATAAATGCCTGTTATTTAAGCCAGactctatggcattttgttatagcagccccagcaaactaatacactgGCCAACAGCTGGCAAGAACCTGAGGCCTGCCAATAGCCACATGAGTGAGCTGAGAAGCAGATCCTCCCTCAACTGAGCCTAAAATGACTGTATCCAGCCAATACCTTGATTGTAGCCATGTGAGAAACCTTGAGTCAGAGACATCCAGCTAAACCACACCGAGTTTTCTGAGCCACAGAAACTCTtggtagtaaatatttgttggttcAAGTCACTGAGTTTGAGGGTAATTTGTTAGCCACAATAGATAACTGATAGAGGATTTGTTTTTCTGAGAACAGTTCCCCTGCTTGGGGGAACTATGTCACTTTCACCACTTACTTCGTCACCATAAGGTGTGAACGGATGCTGCCATGTAATGGGATTCTTTCTTCTGAGCCACAGTGACTGGTCAATGAGTGGGCACCTGACCCAAGCTGGACCAACCATAATACCTGTTACAGACATTGCAGGCTGCCTCTCCAACATCTGttccctcttttctccctcctaATAGGACCATACTTGTGGGGACACTTAGTCAGAGACAATAAAGGTAAGGTACAGAGAGAAGTGGCAAAGGAAAACTGAGAGAGGCATTGTGTTCAGGACTTGGAGCCGCTATAGGGGAATCAGTCAGGCCACCTGGCTTCATCTTAACTCTTTCCAAAGTCAAGATGTCCCAGAACTAACTTTCTTTTTCCAACCAAAAATCCAGCGTTGTGTACATTTTAGGAAATACTTGGTTTTCTTGGTAAAAAACAACCTAAAGACCTGAACCCTGGGGCACTGGGGCTATATATTTATAGCATTTCATGAATTTATGTAATTTCATGTAACTTGTAGCGGTGGGCTGGGTGAGCCACAGCAACTTAGGGGTTTCAGTGTCTAGGAGGGAATCTGTCTTCCCAAGTCATGAGTTTAtgctaatgttttttatttcacccAATCTTCATTAAACTCTTTCCTACTTTGCTCTATATAAGAGCATCTTCATTTCTATTTAACTTTCTTGAGCTACCAATCTGTCTGCCATTTTTGTACAGTATGCTCAAATCAGATTCCATATATCATGTTAACACCCAACCATGTGTTCATTTGGGTGTTAACCATGTGTTCACTGTTCTAGACAGTTACAGCTGTCTAGATTTAAGAATATCAACATTCAAGTGTtactctattattattattttttgagccATTGAGCCTGCATTTCTAAGGCTTCAGAATTTAACTTTC is a genomic window of Eulemur rufifrons isolate Redbay chromosome 8, OSU_ERuf_1, whole genome shotgun sequence containing:
- the HYI gene encoding LOW QUALITY PROTEIN: putative hydroxypyruvate isomerase (The sequence of the model RefSeq protein was modified relative to this genomic sequence to represent the inferred CDS: deleted 1 base in 1 codon); translation: MAPLRFSANLSWLFPELPGLPARLRAAGSSGFEAAEVAWPYAEPPEALARVAREAGLRLVLINTPPGDQEKGEMGLGAVPGRQAAFREGLEQAVRYAKALGCPRIHLMAGRVPQGADRAAVRGEMETVFLENLRHAAGVLAQENLVGLLEPINTRVTDPQYFLDTPQQAAAILQKVGRPNLQLQMDIFHWQIMDGNLTGNIRKFLPIVGHVQVAQVPGRGEPSSPGELNFPYLFQLLEDEGYQGFVGCEYRPQGDTVEGLSWLRSYWDRRATHRLASEVLHATHPPLGDSESASRVLL